The Procambarus clarkii isolate CNS0578487 chromosome 56, FALCON_Pclarkii_2.0, whole genome shotgun sequence genome includes a region encoding these proteins:
- the LOC123770853 gene encoding dentin sialophosphoprotein-like translates to MVSAHPRRRQQAIPDASRRHPTPADDTRRQQTTPDASRRHPTPADDTRRQQTTPDASRRHPMPAGDTRRQQTTPDASRRHPTPADDTRRQQATPDASRRHPTPADDTRRQQTTPDASRRHPMPAGDTRRQQTTPDASRRHPTPADDTRRQQTQAQLSHVAGATRSLPPLENSEAGRQSDGSEAGRQSDGSEAGRQSDGSEAGRQSDGSEAGRQSDGSEAGRQSDDSEGYCLTITAFPHNMASGDRHVSSSSSSVSRSSGSSSSSSVSRISGSSSSSSVSRSSGSSSSSSRSSGSSSSSSVSRISGSSSRSSGSSSRSSSSSSRSSARIALSPSGSLSKPVEASLTGWWKPRLQAGGSLSYRPVEASPTGRWKSLLQAGGSLSYRLVEASPTGRWKSLLQAGGSLSYMPVETSATCRWKPPHDATISVFFHM, encoded by the exons ATGGTGAGTGCACACCCAAGGCGACGCCAGCAGGCGATACCCGACGCCAGCAGACGACACCCGACGCCAGCAGACGACACCCGACGCCAGCAGACGACACCCGATGCCAGCAGGCGACACCCGACGCCAGCAGACGACACCCGACGCCAGCAGACGACACCCGACGCCAGCAGACGACACCCGATGCCAGCAGGCGACACCCGACGCCAGCAGACGACACCCGACGCCAGCAGACGACACCCGACGCCAGCAGACGACACCCGACGCCAGCAGGCGACACCCGACGCCAGCAGACGACACCCGACGCCAGCAGACGACACCCGACGCCAGCAGACGACACCCGACGCCAGCAGACGACACCCGATGCCAGCAGGCGACACCCGACGCCAGCAGACGACACCCGACGCCAGCAGACGACACCCGACGCCAGCAGACGACACCCGACGCCAGCAGACACAGGCGCAACTCTCGCATGTTGCAGGAGCTACACGGAG TCTTCCTCCCTTGGAAAATAGTGAGGCAGGCCGCCAGAGTGACGGCAGTGAGGCAGGCCGCCAGAGTGACGGCAGTGAGGCAGGCCGCCAGAGTGACGGCAGTGAGGCAGGCCGCCAGAGTGACGGCAGTGAGGCAGGCCGCCAGAGTGACGGCAGTGAGGCAGGCCGCCAGAGTGACGACAGTGAGGGTTACTGCCTCACAATCACCGCCTTCCCTCACAACATG GCAAGTGGTGATAGGCAtgtcagcagcagtagcagcagcgtcAGCAGGAGCAGCGGgtctagcagcagtagcagcgtcAGCAGGATCAGCGGgtctagcagcagtagcagcgtcAGCAGGAGCAGCgggtctagcagcagcagcagcaggagcagcgggtctagcagcagtagcagcgtcAGCAGGATCAGCGGGTCTAGCAGCAGGAGCAGCGGGtctagcagcaggagcagcagcagcagtagcaggagcagcgCCAGG ATAGCCTTGAGCCCCAGTGGAAGCCTCTCCAAGCCGGTGGAAGCCTCGCTTACAGGCTGGTGGAAGCCTCGCCTACAGGCCGGTGGAAGTCTCTCCTACAGGCCGGTGGAAGCCTCTCCTACAGGCCGGTGGAAGTCTCTCCTACAGGCCGGTGGAAGTCTCTCCTACAGGCTGGTGGAAGCCTCGCCTACAGGCCGGTGGAAGTCTCTCCTACAGGCCGGTGGAAGCCTCTCCTACATGCCGGTGGAAACCTCGGCTACTTGTCGGTGGAAACCTCCACACGATGCTACCATCAGTGTTTTCTTCCATATGTAA
- the LOC138353188 gene encoding BUD13 homolog has product MGGPGGGGVFKQVFSDNTTRGLSAATDQRSQRRHRPEVSAPPQTRGLSAATDQRSQRRHSPEVSAPPPSRGLSAATDQRPQRRHSPEVSAPPQTRGLSAATDQRSQRRHRPEVSAPPQTRGLSAATDQRSQRRHSPEVSAPPQTRGLSAATDQRSQRRHSPEVSAPPQSRGLSAATDQRSQRRHSPEVSAPPQSRGLSAATVQRSQRRHSPEVSAPPQSRGLSAPTVQRSQRRHRPEVSAPPQSRGLSAATDQRSQRRHRPEVSAPPQTRGLSAATDQRSQRRHRPEVSAPPQSRGLSAATDQRSQRRHRPEVSAPPQTRGLSAATDQRSQRRHRPEVSAPPQTRGLSAATVQRSQRRHSPEVSAPPQTRGLSAASAQITRRK; this is encoded by the coding sequence ATGggagggccggggggggggggggtgttcaagCAAGTGTTCAGTGACAACACAACCAGAGGTCTCAGCGCCGCCACAGACCAGAGGTCTCAGCGCCGCCACCGTCCAGAGGTCTCAGCGCCGCCACAGACCAGAGGTCTCAGCGCCGCCACAGACCAGAGGTCTCAGCGCCGCCACAGTCCAGAGGTCTCAGCGCCGCCACCGTCCAGAGGTCTCAGCGCCGCCACAGACCAGAGGCCTCAGCGCCGCCACAGTCCAGAGGTCTCAGCGCCGCCACAGACCAGAGGTCTCAGCGCCGCCACAGACCAGAGGTCTCAGCGCCGCCACAGACCAGAGGTCTCAGCGCCGCCACAGACCAGAGGTCTCAGCGCCGCCACAGACCAGAGGTCTCAGCGCCGCCACAGTCCAGAGGTCTCAGCGCCGCCACAGACCAGAGGTCTCAGCGCCGCCACAGACCAGAGGTCTCAGCGCCGCCACAGTCCAGAGGTCTCAGCGCCGCCACAGTCCAGAGGTCTCAGCGCCGCCACAGACCAGAGGTCTCAGCGCCGCCACAGTCCAGAGGTCTCAGCGCCGCCACAGTCCAGAGGTCTCAGCGCCGCCACAGTCCAGAGGTCTCAGCGCCGCCACAGTCCAGAGGTCTCAGCGCCGCCACAGTCCAGAGGTCTCAGCGCCCCCACAGTCCAGAGGTCTCAGCGCCGCCACAGACCAGAGGTCTCAGCGCCGCCACAGTCCAGAGGTCTCAGCGCCGCCACAGACCAGAGGTCTCAGCGCCGCCACAGACCAGAGGTCTCAGCGCCGCCACAGACCAGAGGTCTCAGCGCCGCCACAGACCAGAGGTCTCAGCGCCGCCACAGACCAGAGGTCTCAGCGCCGCCACAGTCCAGAGGTCTCAGCGCCGCCACAGACCAGAGGTCTCAGCGCCGCCACAGACCAGAGGTCTCAGCGCCGCCACAGACCAGAGGTCTCAGCGCCGCCACAGACCAGAGGTCTCAGCGCCGCCACAGACCAGAGGTCTCAGCGCCGCCACAGACCAGAGGTCTCAGCGCCGCCACAGTCCAGAGGTCTCAGCGCCGCCACAGTCCAGAGGTCTCAGCGCCGCCACAGACCAGAGGTCTCAGCGCCGCCTCAGCCCAAATTACAAGGCGGAAATAG